From the genome of Gambusia affinis linkage group LG04, SWU_Gaff_1.0, whole genome shotgun sequence:
ctttttaaatattacttaatCAGATTGCTTCTCTTAAAACTGGGAATGAGACGGGATTAAAGTACGCAAAGGTTTCTGGTTCAAAACCAGACAAATGGTCCATCTCCTAAAGTCCCTTCAATTAGATGccagaaaacatacaaaacaaagaaaatactttttcctcTTATTTAATTAAGATATACATACTGAATTGCAAAAATCTGGTTTACAAAATTTCCTTGCTAACAAAATGACTTGATGTAAAAGGTTTGTGGGAATGAGGGAATTCTAATGTGAGCTTGACGGTGAAGActttcaaattaaactaaagACTGGTGCAGTTTTAACATTGATTGTATCattaaatcattattattaaataaatgcattttaccAGAGGTTTACCAAAATGACAAACTTAAATTTCACATTCTCACAGTAGGTACAAAATTGGTTTTGCATATGCCCCACATGTTGTAGAAAGTGTAACAGTAACATAATTTAATGAAATGTATCAAATATTGGAAAGGGGAACACAATGCTCCTAGAAACGCTCACAAATAAAGCTCAGGGTGGGAGGATGAGCTCTGGTTGTAAAACATCCAACCAGGATCATGATGAGAAGAACGGGTCAGGAGGGGATTCTTTTCCAAAAGGGTTATGTGCGGGCGCTTCTCTCAGTTTCTGCAAGACACTCTCTGACCAGTGCGCGGGCGTGGATAATACCTGAAGGAGAAAACACAGAGCATCCAATTAAATGAGAGGAATACAACAAAGCTAAGAACTATTGTTTGTGATGCAAGATTTtcataaaacaagaaatctaaaacatttatatatatttttttacaacatgcCACAATTCCTATAATTAAGAATGCCACAGAGTTCCTTCTGCTTCGAAGAAGTATTCCTGTGGATGCAAGATCAAGTccttttgcaaagaaaaaaagagcaaaaacgTCAAGCTCCAGATACGCAGGGCTGGAAATTTATAGAATTGACCCATGAGCCCCGAATACAGATAGAAAGTGCAATGTGTCCAATTCCATTGCAAGACATTCTGGTGTCAGATCTTCTTTCGTACTGCAGATTGAAAACAGTCAAACTGCAGTTGCAGGCATTGATCAACTCTTCATAAAACCCATCCACATTGACAGAGCTGACAGCATCAAATACCTCTCTTTAGCCTCTCCATTGCACTCTTGCTGCCAGCGTATGTAGGCCTGATCTCACGGCTCATTTCCTCTATGACAGACAGAAGCTCGCTGTAGGTGGAGCCCTGGGACACTTTGACAGGCTGGTGGATGAAAACGAAGAGAGGGAAAAGGAAAACTCATCAATATTTGTTGCTGATGTGAAATCATACCACCAACCTGGAATAGTGAAGCTACTAAAGTGGCTCTGTGAGGCTCTTCAACAAAACGGGTGGTGATTTAtagtaatgttttgttttgaccagACAATGAGTTGAGTTAAGAGTTGATTCagaattcagtttaaaaataattttaaaaaagaatttagCTCTAGGTAAAATAAGTAACAAAAGCTAACTGTAATCACAACTCACATTAGTAATCATAGGAAGGTTTTGCCTGTTGCATAGATTTAGCCCAATGCAAGTGAGTAAAAAGTCCAAACAGAAAAGAGgtagagttgtttttgtttttttttcagtggagaTGAAGACGTACCTGAACAAAGCCCATAGAGGGAGGACCGAAGTCACTGAAAGCTGGTCTAAAGTTGGATGATGAGGGGAGTGATGGAGAGGGAACTGAAGACCCTGTGTGGAAGAGAGTGACACAGACTGTTTATCTCAAGCTTTGCCATCACCCACGAGAAGGAGCATCCTACTCCAACCCTAATAAGATTAgcttaaatcataaaaacataacaatagCCAGTTGAAATCACATTCAAGCCGTCTTGTACCTGGCGGTGTATGGTTGGAGCCAGAAGGAGCAGGAGCAATAGGTTTATAACTCATGGCGATTTCACCAGGCAGCTCCAGGTATGATGTGCTGCTTCCTTCAGTCCCGTCAACCCAATGCTTATACAGCTTTCCTGGTGGTAATGAGCTCCTAAGAGCTGCTGGAAAACAATTACACACAGTGGGAATAAGCTTCACAatccatctctctttttttggcaaattttcaagttttacaGATCAAAATTGTAAATTTAACAATCTAATAACTTACAGATGCTGCAATTTTAACATTAACACTTAGTTGTACAGCTCACAAACTAAATTTTCTGGTTCCGTTAAACTTCCCACAATGCTATCACTCTATCAGatcacaaaacaaatacaatttgacCAACCCATTCCAATCCAGAAAGATacggcaacaagatggaaataaatatcattGTTAATTATGGGTCCATAACACATAACACAGGGACTGCTGGGGTTTGGATAATTTTGTCTGCCCTCACAACAACGTTGAAATCTGTAGAGCTATGAAGACGAGGCTATTATTATGAAAAACACTTTCTAGAAAGTGTATGATAGGCTGTGTTaggctaaagaaaaaaagatgaccATAAATCATAATTAGTAtcagtattttaattttcaataatattgACATTGTAAGTACCATTCACTCCCACCTAACACTGCTTTTACAATCTCTATATCTTTAACCCAGACCTGTTTGGTCTGTGTCTAGGTCTTCATGACCTTTATTCACAAGTTATCTAAAAACTCTGCTGGGAGTTTCACAGATGAACTAAGTCtcttataataataaattagacGAACTCAACTTTATTTACTAGTTCTGTGACTTCAGGGGGGCAACTGGTTGAcgtgaattttatttagaagcATTAGAAGTAAAAGGGATTTTGATATACCTGGATATATTTCACACTTTCgaattattaaaagttttgaaaaccatgaGTCACTTTCACAAATATGTGATACTTTGCCTTGGTCTGCAAAGTAAAAAGAGGTTTCTGTTTGTAAGGTGATAAATTGTAATAATGTGTAAgggaaagaattttttttttacatacctATCAATGTATTAAAATGCTACTAAAATAAGAGATAATCGATATTTAATCATTACAAATTTCATAACtttaaagttattgaaaagcatttaaaaacaaatagaattattttactttaaaaagataaaaagaaataaaaatacgtCTGTCTTTTATAACTTTAAACTCTTATGATCTGTTAACACTTAACGCAGCCTTTATGTGTTACTATAAAACAATTACAGCCATGAATGTACTAAGCATGTGTGACAAGTTTAAGTTTTTCAGTCGTATTACTCCCTTTAAATCTGGCTGTTTGTATGTCATATCTTGCATTTCACGCAGCCTTTCTCAGTTCTGAATGTGACAGCTCCCGCGAAGGGAAATTACTGAATGAAACAAAAGCTGACGTTAGCTTTAAGACGAAGGTAACGTTAGCAGGATTAGCATTAACCGGTTAGCAAAACAACACAGgggaaacaaaagagaaataagGGCTCGAAGTACAAAGTATCACCTTACACGATCGGCACGTGTATAACAATTAGCTATCCACATTTGTAAACTCCAAAACGGGCtaaaaaagattcaaaacaaaactattattttacctttttatgaAGAGCTGAAATCTTTAGTTGGATGTGAACCTCTTCCGCTATGTGTGAGCATGCGCACAAGCGAAGTATAgtgtagtgtttttttgttgttgttgtttagagCGATTTGATTGGTTGCTAGCGACACCTATTACGTTTGTTGGTAACGGCGTGAGTTAAAGAcgtaaaaccaaaaacaaatttatttcaagcAGTTTGAAGGCagttataattattttgttaaaagtgaaacaataataaaatataaactgaatCTAAAGACTATTTCCCTTTCCCCAAATTTGATTGCCTGTTTCTTTGTTACTGTTACACAGCTATTTACATCATTGTGCgacatgaaaaaaattatttaatacacTAACACATTACTATTACTactattattactactactactattgCCATTGTACCAACAACGacaacaataataacaacaacaacaaaagtacTGCTTATATCTTATTCTTACTGTCAAAGgggctggttcctatctccagtaATTTGGGAAATACATCTGATACACCCAGGATAGGtcacaaacaagaaacaaacaaccatGCTCTCATTCACTATACACAAGGGCATTTTAAATACGGGAACCAACTATTATGTTTTTGgagtgtgggaggaagccgTAGTACACCTAGAgcctattaaaaaaaagaagaaaggctGTAAATGACTTAATGGAagagcattgttgtgatgatgtgctgaaggtgaagtgtcagaaagagcagaagctttATAAAAGCACAGAAGCCAATTTCAAGGGTTTGAATTGcaaattttgtctttgtttgatATAGCACtttaataacaactgaaggtaatgACTCATGGGGACACTGTGGGGAAGGTGTTAGAAGTTTGTCCTTTAATCAGAGGGTTGCTAGTTCACATCCCTGCTCTGTCTGTCTTAGTGGTACAAGTAGGTTGCCACCATCAGCATGTGAATTTGTGGTGAATTACTGAATGTAGAGTGAAGTGCTTTTGGGGTCCTCTGGACTTAATAAAGTGCTATACAAGTACCATTTCCATTTGCTTGTGAGTGCACTTTTTATAAAAAGCAGTTCTGCACATATTCTCTTAGATTACaatattcattaattaattCTACATGTCCGCTTCGGCCTTGTGGGCTCATGGCTGATGCTTGGTACTGTATATTTCTTCTGACCTTTAGCTACTTAGGCTAGTTAGCTCATATAAAAATTCGAATTGTGCAACATTATATGTCAAATTGCCACACAATTCATTGACTTGATTGCACAGTAATTTGCAAAGCTGTTTTTATCATCAGTATTTGACGTCACTCATCGTGAGCtagtttttgtgaaaaagttgtaaatttttACACATTGAGCTGTTTGTTTccatagtttttttctttttaatttcatccTTTTCCGAGCTAGCCTCGCTCTCTCtgctttctctcttttaaaCATTGCTGACCGCATCTCacaaaaagggggaaaaaagctcaGGGAGAGCAGCATGCATGGTCAACCCAGTGTCATGACTGCACATTGGCCTGAGAATCCCCCCCGAAAAGGTAAGAAAGATAAAGTCGGCTCTTGCGGTCCAATCATCAGATTGGCTCACCAGTTATTGTTCAGGTTTTCCCAAATAACCAGTCTGGGAGTTTATACTGTACAGCTCAGACACCttgtaagtttttgtttgttaaatctGTAGCGGTATAATTTTAGGAAAGGAAAACACCTGAAATCATAGAAGAAACTCCATTTCTAAAGGTTGTCAGTCACTATGTCTTATATTACTGTCAAAGTAACATAAGACATAGTAAGACATAGAAGCCAAAAgatatgttaatatttaaatattacctTAAGACAAAATTACAGCAACTAAAAGCAATTCTCAAACccaactttttgttgtttttttaatttgggtACTTATGATGGATCCCAGATCAGCTTCCATCTTCATGCCTCCATAACTTCCAGAGTGCATTTTGTCTTGTAATACTACCAACCAAAAAGTGCCAAAGTGGAGCAAAGACTGACCTTTATGGAGAAGCAGGCCGAGatttatgcacatttaaaacaccGAAAGCTTCTGTTACCTAATTGTGATTAGCCATTAAACCTGCTGAGAACAATGAGCTGTGAAGgctttgaataaaatttaacaattaaCAAATTCACAGGctgctttcaaaaaaaaatagcatgagtcatattttatcataaaatgtaGGACTAAATTCAATGCAGCTATTGATGTAAATTTAGTTTGTGTTGAATTAGTGAAAGAAGTTAAGCTAGTTGTTtagacattttgaaataaaatatgtaacatttgAAGAATATATTTCAGTGATGTGGAACAGTAATCATAATATCtgatttttaagtaatatttatttcataattgaGTGTGTTGTTGTCTCTACTAAATGTCTATACTCAATAGACCAAAATTTGTCAAACCTGATCTTCAAGGTCATGTTTTCAgtgtaaataaatgtgcaactgagtaggatcattttatttggattttctgtttctttctaggcaaggatttaaattaaatgtgtctaaatatttatgcaatgaATCCAATGAACTGAGATCTATCAAAGTTTCAAAGCCATGACATACTTTCACCTTTTTCAAGTTGTTTAAACAACGCCACCATAATGCCTTCGAACGTTGATGcttgaaaattaataaaaatgtatctaaaatGTTCTGTGTCCAAATATTCTAgcatttactaaataaaaatgttggtcaTCTTTGCTGACCTACAACAGCAGCATTTTAGCCtgataaaattacagaaattgAAGATAACAAAGTCATGTACCATAATACACGGTGTATATAAACATCTACTCTATTTATGCTATGTGAAAGATTTTGAGTACGTATGTCGAGGAATTGCCTTCTGATGCTGTCCTACTTCAGTTTCTTACCCAGTTATGAATGACTTATTAATGCAGACATGAATAATAGCCAACATTTTGAATTAAACAACAATCACAAATAAATATGCACCAAGTCACTGAAACTTTTTCTTGGTTCTCCTAAATGTTCAGTCACAAAAATACCTGCCCACCGGGGAGTGTGTAGGGCTACCATTCATAACGATGATAATGATATCGATGACAGTCCATCAAATGCAAATTCAACAAATAATCTGCCTGATTTTGTGTCTTGCAAAAGCATTTGACTGATTTTGAtcccttttttttatcacattccTTATAGCTGCATGAcaggttaaagaaaaaaaaaagtgtttttatggaGACATactggaaaaagaaacatgaaaaattccTTTCTACTTTCATGATTCTCAACCACTGGGAATTAAAATGACATATCGATCTCCTTTCCCTCTGTGTATTTCATCCCTTTTTGCACAGGAAAAAAGCTTTAGCtgtaaaatcagaaactgacTCCTGATTCCCTCCCACTGAGGATGCTGTCTCTTAAAAACCTCAGTGGCTGACCAGGCTTTGTTTGTTATCTGTGCAGTCACTGTAGCGGCCTTTAATAATGCATAGAACTGTTTCCcttcaacaaaaacactgtCTGACAGTTTAAACAAGTTTACTGGTAGAAGAAGACTCCCCCCTTTAAATGAGTGTTCCTTGCCGTACCACTGCCACCCACCAAGCAGTGGCGGTGCAGACATGCCTCAGTGTGTGGTGTCGCACAGACGTGCACAACCTTGAGCACAGCAGTTCTGTTTGCACGCTCTAttatatttgaatttgttttgcaacTGTCCCCAGGCAGTGGCTCGGAGACAAGATGAATATAACTCCCTGCTATGAAAAAGATGCAAActcaatgaaacattaaataagtGGTCAATTGGGCCTTGAGATTGTTTCCCCCCCTCTTAAAACTTCTGCAAGATTTCATCCTGCAGGGTCTTTATCAGTGATTATAATTCATGTTTGAAAATGGGGCATCATTCAACTGACAAGAACAATGATGTTTCCAATGTTTCTGCCCAGAGGAGTGTGTAAAAGACTCATTGCTATAGTAactgcaaacacagaaaacactgacCAATGACCTGTTGCTACCAATgattgaagtttttaaaaatttggacTGCTTCTTCCTTTACTccaatctaaattaaaaaaaattctgtggGGGTTTTCTCtggttgtctttgttttttttttttttttttttttatgcattgaAAGCTTTaacaaggaataaaaaaaaacacaaaaaaaaacaaacaaaaaaaaaagagtctaaCACTTCTTCACAGGACTGAAGAAAATTAATAAGTATATTTTGTAaccagggctgcacagtgacgCAGTAGGTacttgccttgcagcaagaaggccctgggttcaattcccggcccagtgttttctgcatggagtttgcatgttctccctgtgcatgcgtagGTTTTCTCTGGATATTCCAGCTTCccctcacagtccaaaaacatgactgtcaggttaattggtctctctaaattctccctaggtatgagtgtgtgttgtttgtccagtctgtctctgtgttgccctgcgacagattagcgacctgtccagggtgaccccgcctctcgcctgaaacATTCgttggggattggcaccagcaaccctcccgaccccattagggacaatgGATATTTTGTAACCATTGTACTTAACCAAAATGGGATGAACTGGATAATACACACCATCAAAAATAAGCTATTGGGATGTTCAGTATAATGTTTGTGAATTCATAATAATCATCTCTGTTTCCAATCTGTGGCTTccatgcagatttttttattttttataaaactccTTGTTCTTCTAATACATATAGAATTTTAGGCTTTTTATATTGCTCTATGTTTGGAAACATTGCCCTCCCTTTGAACTG
Proteins encoded in this window:
- the cdk2ap2 gene encoding cyclin-dependent kinase 2-associated protein 2; amino-acid sequence: MSYKPIAPAPSGSNHTPPGSSVPSPSLPSSSNFRPAFSDFGPPSMGFVQPVKVSQGSTYSELLSVIEEMSREIRPTYAGSKSAMERLKRGIIHARALVRECLAETERSART